In the genome of Aedes aegypti strain LVP_AGWG chromosome 2, AaegL5.0 Primary Assembly, whole genome shotgun sequence, the window CGTTGAATGGACAGAAGTTCTCAACACTCGTGACGTGGACAATGCTGCTTTGGCTCTTGCTCACATTCTCGGACACGTGATCGAGAGGCatgttcccaaaaaaaaaaaactcttgccaGCAAGGGTTTGCCATGGCAAACCAGGGAGCTTCGCACGATGGAAACCGCAAAGAGAACCGCATTAAGACGCTACACCAGAAACCTTACTCTGCGGATGCGCGAGCAGTATGTTAGGTTAAATGCCGCATATAAGAGAACAAGTCGGCATTGCTTCAATCGCTATCAGCAACAAGTTCAACGAGACCTTACAGCAAAACCGAAATCATTTTGGAGGTACGTGAATGAGCAGAGAAAAGTGTCTGGTCTGCCTCCAGCTTTGTTTTTAAATGGAGATGTCGCTTCAGAGCCTCAAAGCGTTTGCCAACTCTTCGCTCAAAAGTTTTCTAGTACCTTTTGTGATGACGTAATTCCTGCGGTAATCGTTACTCAAGGCGCCAGCAACGTTCCGTTGGTCAACGATTCGTGGGCTACTCTCACCGTCGACGATGACATGATTTCCCGAGCCGCCTCTCAATTGAAATCGACGATGAAACCTGGTCCGGATGGCATTCCATCTGCTTTCCTGAATAGGCATATAGATagcttcttcttattattcttcttcttctttctggcgttacgtccccactgggacagagcttgcttctcagcttagtgcacttccacagttattaactgagagcttactatgccaatgaccatttttgcatgtgtatatcgtgtggcaggtacgaagatactctatgcccagcgaagtcgagaaaatttccaacccgaaaagatcctcgaccggtgggattcgaacccacgaccctcagcttggtcttactgaatagctgcgcgtttaccgctacggctatctgggccccgctaATAGATAGCTTGCTCGTTCCTATTCGATATGTGTTTAATTTATCCCTTATTAGCGGAGTCTTTCCGTCATTATAGAAAAATGCTTTCATGTTTCCCGTGCATGAAAAGGGTGAACGCAAATACGTCAATAATTACCGGGGGATCTCGTCTTTGTTTGCCATCTCCAAACTGTTCAAGCTCGTGGTAATGGACCCACTGATGACTCATTGTAAGCATCATCTAAGCGAAGATAAACACGGATTCATCTCGGGTAGATCGACGGCCACCAACCTAATACGCCTAACGTCGCACATTGCTGACAGTTTCGCAGAGGGAGCGCAAACGGACGCTATCTATACCGACTTGACAGCTGCTTTCGATAAGATTAACCACGCTATCGCAACGGCTAAATTGGAAAGGTTTGGCATTACCGGTAACATGCTACGCTGGCTCCATTCGTACCTAATTGGACGTAAACTGACAGTTACCATTGAAGGTTTTCAATCCAATGAATTTCTAGCTACATCTGAGATTCCTCAAGGCAGCCACTTGCCACcatatttttgatatatttcaaCGATGTTCACTACACTCTCAAGGGGCCTCGGTTATCCTTCGCAGATGATTTAAAGATCTATCGACGAATTCACTCGGACTACGACGCAATGTACCTTCAGCAGGATCTTCATGCATTTGCCAGCTGGTGCACCCTGAATCGAATGACCGTTAATCccggaaaatggaaaatgtgcTATGGTTGTTGCGGACACATTGCAGGGGAGAATCGACTGTCCTGTACTTCTGCAGTCACTCGATTTGAATGTCTGTCCAAGAGTATTACGAAACAATACGATGCTTCGACTTCCTTTCCGGAGAACAAACTTTGGACAACAGAGCGCCTATATTGGCATCAAACGAGTGTTTCAAGCTACCAAGAGTACGAAGCTGACCTTCAGGAGAAACTCGCAAGAACCGCCAGTCAAGGTTTTCGTTGACGCTGACTACGCTAGTGATGAGCTAGATCGCAAATGTGTGTCTGGATTTTTGATCAAAGTATTTGGCTGTACTGTCCTGTGGTCATCAAAGAAGCAGCGCGCAGTGACAATGTCGTCCACGGAGGCTGAATACCTACATCGCGATGAGTTGTGCAGTTAGTGAAACAATTAGGCTATGTGgacttttaaggtgaaacatctcagaatccaaagatggccggcacaatggccgacttgtgcccctactcacgatttcaaaggcacaaaactggagaaatagttggcaaacgtttctgatcttcttattttaagcttactGCTAGTGcataaagccaaaataaaaagtgcacggttgttggatgctttctttgcgaaatttgtgcctttgaagttttagtgcaatcttagaagttgattcaaaactgtttcttGCTGACTTGCGAGAATCAAGTTTATACCCTGTTCAAATCTTCCAGGACAATCAGGGGGCTATGAACTAATTtacaatgacgtcacgctgcttcTTCCATCGGGAAGAACACcttttactgcgggccgtgtttacaaaaaatgaacgatttcgttgtgcattcatccacttcatgttcattcggtgaacattcgtcgtccggatgttggtccggatgtcattttatgtaaacattgcccgcatttagagctgaaaagaaaaagaaagtccaggataaaagaagaccgtggataagtccattgcTATGGCAGAGAAAGAGGAAACAAACAAAGCATATCGATGTCAAGTTTCACTTTATCCGAGAAGCGATTGCAGAAGGAAAAGTAAAGCTTGTCTACGTGTAGGCTTACTAGAAGGATATttcaaaaaggaggacatttcaaagtttttccatatcagaacaaaaattgaaattttgaacatatGAAAAATGATAGTTATGAAAATTAGAGCCTTCCTtataagtgctcataagaacactacgctgagtagcggctctgtcccagtggggacgttaatgccaagaagcatagcatagcatagactgactgtacatgtcaatggttgctactccgtgattgatcggaactggtaagaattgcactacgatccaaatgaataagggatgggagtttccgcttactctcgaagtgcaattttagcagatctaatattattgatcaataacggcgccggccaagtccttacagtcagttgggatggggaaggaatgttagggtgtaatgattgttgcttctagagaccgagaatacctctgcatctccacaatcaccacgggaagggtgtttattagtgagggaggaaaagatctgggagtcacctctggtcggtgatgcgatccatggacaagggggaaatatacgacttatatttaaaactagttttgtatttttgtctcgagaaatttttggtagaagctttaaaaaatacgtcaacatctataatgtcgaacaattcaaaagacgtttttattaatgacgaaaactgaaaattacatgtatatattttaaattatatgaaacaggaataatgccgacacttgtagtgacgaaccattcatagtttgtttgaaaatgacatatgagtattactgtgcattttgtctcgatatggtagaagttttaaaaaatacgtcaacattcacaatgtcgaacaattcaaaagataatttttaataatgtcaaaaagagaaaaatatatgtatattgaaattgtataagaaaatagcataatgccgacacttatagtgacgaaccatacaaagtttgttttaatattacataaaagttactctttcaagaaaaaatgtgttatcgtaagcatgaaacgaactcaccagttggtaatccattctcgactgaacacacaactgacactgacagcaaaacttcttagcgttccgaaaacaaaccgtcttgcttgggccttcccaaacacctacccagcaagacgctccacaacagggaaaaaaaaaattttccggcgacgaaaacgcgcgaaatcgtgagctaaatctatcggacgacgcaaaaccgaaccgttctgcttgggcctcacgaagcactacccagcaagacgctccaaaacaggaaaaaaagagaaaaaaaaatctccggcgacgaaaacgcgcgaaattgtgagcaaaatctaatggacgacgcaaaaccgaactgtcctgcttgggcctcacgaagcactacctctgtcccagtggggacgttaatgccaagaagaagaagaagttatgaAAATTGGAATCATTTGTAGAGAAAAATACATAAATtaacaaattaaacaaaaaagtgtTACAAAAAGTTAAGGGCTATCTACGACGATTGAGGTCTTTTTGGTATCcaatattaagaaaaataaaaggttTATCTCTAAGAAGTGAAGAGCTTTGAACTGTGGTTTTTTGAACGaacagattttttcaatttttatatttaaaaagtGTGAATTCAGATAAAGTTCTGTTTTTGGTAAAGAAATggtttcatttttttcagaaaaaaatgttaaaacaaaTGTTGAATGTTTAGTAATTTTCTAATGATTTGTTTCAAGATAAAATGAAGTTTGTTAGTTCGgtttgtaacaaatttgaaaaaaaaaaatgttcttcgAAAAATTCGGAAGCATCTCAACCTTCCAATGATTAATAGAAAGCATACCAAACAAGATGACGGAACCGAAACAACGAAGGTATTTTTTCAAAGGCTAATCAAATAAGAATCAAAGAAACCACTAAAACTGTACCATATTCGATTTGAATGTCTATATTTGAAAATGTACATATCAAATATCTaaacaaatatctaaaaattgaaaattcataaagatTAGAAAAAATgggtttgaattgaaaactcctTCATCATTACCCAagagattctaacaaaaaaattgaatataaaatttaatattcGATTACTCTggaaaaggaggacatttttaGCGCAAAGGAGGACGGGAGGACATATGATCAAAAAGGAGAACATGTCCTCCCAAaggataccatctggtaagcctatCTACGTGCCAACTAAGAAGCAGGAAGCGGACATGCTTACAAAGTCCCTTCAAGCTTCTAATTTCAATGCGTTACGGACGATGATTGGATTGGAGACCATCAACTGAGAGGGGGTGTTTATATGTTATCAACTATTGGAAAACTTAGTCAGTAATAAACCAACCTTGCTATAGAACGCACGTCTTTctctaaaatttcaaataagGATTTTAACAGATCAATCATAgaatgattatttgaaaaactatttatttaGTTCGTGTAAGCGACTTCTTAGAGGAATAATGCCAGCAAGAACCTCAACAGATTTTGTATGGgtagaattcattaattttaaacaaattctcaaacaacgaaactgaattttttcaagcttcgaaaaatgtgtCTGAACAGCACTTCCAAAAGTAAAACAACCGTATTCCATAACTGaacgaatagttgttttataaagtGTAATCAAATCAGAGGAATGAGCACCTCACCATGTTCCAGTAATCGTACGAAGAAAATTGATTctctttgaacaattttttttggatatattGAATATGATTGTTCCATTTCAATTTATAATCAAACAATATACTAAGATATTTATGATCGAAAACTTGATCAATACAATGACTTTTGAAGAATAATTCAATACTAACTGGAGAATGTTTCCGAGAAAATAATAGTTTTCGTAGTTACATGGTGCGTAATGCGTAACTcgcaactggattgaaacaaacaaatttttagcTATCAAACACGTAGTTAAATGCAACTTTcgcgcaactgggatgaatcttctcgAGTAGTGGGCATTGAAACGGAACTTGAATGCAACAAACTCAAGTTGCGAATGCTgattgaaagtaatttgaaacattgaaataggcattttgggagaagttgcaagagtttgtttgtaaagttactgaatacatcttgataaacttgacttcatGGAGGTTTGCAGAgaacatttgcagcaaatctcgTTGTTTCGATAAAGTTAAACGTCAAACAAGGGTGCAAGTTTATTGGAACGATGATGAAACTATATGAGCTTTTGATATTAATATGCACCGAAACTAGAAGTAGGTAAGTtgcagatgcttttattgatacatgtttgaaaccatttttagaATTCAtctctttgaaagatgtttcgcGTGTTACTTGGGCCGTTCCACAACGGGCAGCGTCACACCTCCGCTTCCGAGTAGTCTTCCGCATCCAACCCCGGTAAGTCCTCCGTTCTCATCTCCGGTAGGTCTTTGGATTCCATCTCCAGAACCGGATTGATTTTCGTTGGCTTGAGACATTCAGGTCGGATCGGAAACCTTCAGTGAACAATTTTCACTTGTTTGGCCGTTACTAAGGTAACCAATCGGCTTGGCCAATAACCTAAAGCTTCTTAGTTCGAAATAAAACACGTCTGATTATGATtaacgtttaaaaaaaaaatatttcaaaaaccgaCATGAAAAAAACCtgaatcaatttattttttcgatacAAAACAATACATAATATGCAAAAAAACCTCGTTAACAACGCGGTTTTTTGCCAGGGGTGGCGCATTCATGTCCGGGTAGTGTATATAGCGTTGGCAATGACtcatttgggtttattctacgagtggcgtgaggtgataATTGTcagtgtcgtatagcgaggttatgattctcgactcgagtgaagtgacacgccatgtaaatcaaatggagaatCACTTCACTAATAATACGACaacgacaattctcacctcacgccggTTCTAGAATAAACCTACTTTTGCCCTTGGTAATCCTGCTCAATCTAAGCGGTTTCTAAGTAGGAAGAAAAAACCGAGTAAACGAAGACCCGTACTACTCGTTTTGGTACAATCGTTTAAGTTCATCGACAACCAAGCCCCCTTAGGTTCAAGACAGTCAAATATCATTAATCTGGCGTAGTgataattttcaatgaaaacaaaaatgtaatattCAGTGCTTCACTTAGTGTATTTCAGTTCGTctgtttttacaaaaatcttatgAAAATTAATGTAATTCCTCGATAGTATTGTGAACCATGGCATAGAACGGTGAATATTCAAAACTTACGTTGTGAAACATTCAACCATCTCAAAACCATTCTTGTCCACAGAGTGGTTCAGTATCCCGCATTCCCGCCAAGGGGTTCTACACCGTCAAACCATAGCTAGACAATTATGTCTAGTCCAATTTAGGTTTCTTTACTGCCGGCTCCTCATCTTGAGTAGCTTCGACATTCGCTGCAGACACCTTATCTTCCGGTGTGCTTTCAAGAGGTTCCTTTTTCGATTCATCCTGAGTGGAATCGGCACTCGCTGTTGGTGTAGCCTCGGTTTTGCTGCTGACGTCACTTTCGAACTTTTGTTCCTCCGGGACAACATTGGCTGGCGTTTGCGCTTGCTCCAAGGTACGTTGATGCAGAGCTGATGTGTCCACTTTGAGGATCTCCCGAAGAGCCATCGTCGCGTAGGCCGAGCTTGGCAACTGGAAGTCAAGTATGAGTGCTTTGTTGCTGCCATCTGGAAGAGTTCAATATTTAGTGTCTGGTCATTTCGCATAATAGTCACATGACAATGGAGATTTGGCATAACCTTTTTCATCAAGAACAGGCATCTTTTGAAAAAAGGTTAATAATTCTGGTTATGCCGAATAGCCATTGTGTCAAATGGCCCGCTCCCAAAATGGTTAGGGTttgttagaagaaaaaaaatattttgttagaTTTTGATTTTCTACACTAGGAGAAAGTAatacaaaatattcatacataATTTCAGCAAAAGTAATGAAAGATAATTTGCCTAATTTACTACATAATTCATTACAGAACACTTATCTACAAAGTTTGAAGTAAAGTTGTTTTATAGTACTTTAGAAAAAAGTATTGTCATAATCAAACGAGAACAAGAGAGAAAagaatctctcattgttacttaggcggcatccacaaattacgtaacactctagggggagggggggagtagctcaagcgttacggctcatacaaaaatttgaaaattttcatacaaaaagcgttacggaggggggaggggggtcaaaaatttccaattttagcgttacgtaataaatggacgctgcctatgTCGTTCAGTAATGTTCAACGAGAATTATAGAAGTAGGTGCCTACTATCCGAAACTTACCTTTCTTTGCTTCCCGCTTTTTCTCTCCCTTCAGTTTCTCCAGGTCTGATTGGATGAGCGTTTCCATCGGATCTGTGTAGGTGGTCAACTCCCACTTAAGATTTTCCGGTTTAATGATCATTTTCCGATAAGCACCACCCAACGATTCCTTCTTGGTTTTGCCCTTCAGTTTTTCCGAGGAAAGTCCATCTTCGGCCAACAAGTCTTCGTACCATTTGCCGCAATCGTTGGCCGGATACGTAATGTCGTGCCCAGGTAGCGGAAGAACCACGTCGAAAATCGAGTACTGCCCCGAAGCAATGTCAGCTTCGGTTAAGGGTTTTACCAGATTTTTGAAGACGGAAGTTTCGGATGGTTCTTCTGATTCTTCAGGGGCGTTTTCTGTCTGTTCGACTGGAGCATCCTCTATCGGCATTTCATCTTCAGCGGTTTTATCGACGTAAACGAGATCGCCGGGAATTAGTTGATAGCCAAATTCTTTCAATCGTCGACTCGCAACTCGGTTCCAAATCAGGCTCTGGTATGAGTGGCAATACAACAGCCTTACGTTTCGGGGAATACGCTGAAGGGCGCCTTTGTAATCATTCTTATTCGAAACAAGCCATATCAAGAGCTGCTTTTCAATGCTTTTGTTCTTTGGGCTTAACTTATCTAAGGCGCTACTTGGGTCGCGAGATTTTTGGAACTCTTCCCGACAGGCCTTCATGTACCAATGGTCATTATCACGAGGCTTCAAAATCAAACTGCAAGCCTCATCCCAACATCCTTTCAGAATGGCAATTCCAACTTTGTATGTCGGAACCGTGGCGCTGTTGCCGAACCTTTGCAAcccgaaataattgatgaatccCTTCTCTTGAAAGCTTTCCATCGACTCCCGGATGATGGATTCCTCGGCGGAAACCTGACGTAACGCTATCCGGAACCGGTTTCCTCGCAACTGTCCCAGCTTAAGTGTCGTTGGCTTGAAGCAAAAGTTGCCCACCATGAGCTGCCGAATCTTGGAAGCAGCCGCAACGATTTTATTCGGATTAAACTGTTTAACGCTAACCCACTGAGTCGTTTTGGCACGACGGTCCTTTGTTCCGGCATAGGCGAATGCCGAAGGAGAACATTTCAACAACTCTGCCAGCTGGGAAGTGGCCTGGATCGTATCCTCATTCTCCTTATAGAGCAGAAAATGGGTAAAAGGATGTGGCCATAGCCATTTTTCTCTCCGATCCCCCGGCTTGGACTTATTGAAAGCGGCAAAAGTAATGAACTTTTTGTCGTCCCTCGTAACAGTCGATCCCACGATGGCCTTCCCGAAAATGCCCTTGGCGCTGGTGTGAATCTTCCCGCGGTCCTCCTTGGACATTTCTGTTACGTCCACTTCAACGATATCGTTGCATTTTCCTTTGAATTCAGCAACCTTCCGGATTTTTTCGACAATTTCCGGAGAGACTAGTCGAGACAGTTCCTGTTCGTTCTCTTCGTTCGACTTTGTTTCAACAACAGGTGGAGTTGGTAATCCAAGATCCGACAGAACTGCCTCCTTTCCGTCGCTATCGATTTCGTTGACTTGGAAATCAGAGAATCTGAAATTCAACGAGAAgtcatgttttaaaaataaaataatcgaGCTTTTTAACGGATGCTAGGTGATGTTCTGCAATGTCTTCCAGTAATATCGTCTCAAATGAGTTATTGCAGTAAGCTAGAAGTTTTAAAGGCgttctggagaagtttcagcagaaatccttggaaaaaaaattcaagataTCAGCATTGGTTCTTCccaaaaatatcctgaaaaacCGTTGGAGTAAGGAAACCCaggcagattttttttaatccttgtaggaattcgaggagaaatttataaaataatctgtggaagaattctttgttagcagtggcgcgggaagtgggtaggacaggtaggacatgtactacgcacaaaaacacctgggtaggacagtcaaaggattgtcctacccatgagtTATCAAAAGTGTCTTGTTctgcagaaagcttgaaaaataaattttaatattttacttatcatctgttcaatatacatactTATTCGTTtgaagaacgattgagaataaCAATAGTGAAAATCATGGGAAACTAATTTtaagaattgttacaagaaGCAACTTAAACCGTTTGAAAAACTAGTTGAACAATCCCCTatgtcatttttgtttattttattttttaatttgttcattttttttttcaattaatggtttttcaaaatatttacagcCTACCCTGTAAATGTTCTGGGATAAATTGCGATAAGCGCTCCTGTAAGTatttcttgagaagtttctggaacttCCATAGTGAATTATCAGAAgattcttgaatattttttggataAACTAATGGATTAATCTAAAACCAGTCCCATCGTGTTATACACAGCACGAATGTGatggtgctagcgatttctAAAAGTACCTACGTTCATTTTTGACTTGATGTACACCCTTcttcttgtttacggcggatccaactttcgatcgaatacATAGCCCACTTGTTTTTGCTGGCAAAAACGAGAATACGAAACGGTTTAAGATCGAAAGCGCATTGGAATGTAAACAATAATAGGGGTATTATCTATCAAAGTATTGATGAATTTCTTACGACGATCCAGGCAATTCCTATAGAACCCCCACAGTTAGTTCCAGtcctaaaaaataatttgatatttGTGGCATCATTCATAAAAACATTTAGGGCATATTATGGCGATtttccgaatttttttttttttgttatgcaagATTGTTCCAGTGaaatatttgatggagtttctgcgcgatgaaacatttttcaagaatcttcAGTTTCTTATGAAAACTTTTGCTATTAGCCATTTTAGGGTAACTTCATCAATTTGTTATCCAGGAAATTAAAACGAACTTGAATGGTTGTAAAGACAAGCAGTTTTATCTACTTTTGTCtaatttgttaaatttaattgattCCTTCTTAATTCATCATATAtctaatatgaataaaaatacaaGTTGATGCAATAAATGATCCTAGAGACAGGGCTGATTGTAGGTTTCCTCTTAGAAATTTTACCCCTTATTTAATGCaattctctaaaaagtctcttgaaaaaaatgatttctaaagtctcttatttcccaattctgcttgcaatgaatcctgatgcaaaattgaaCAGGCAACAGAGAAACATTCAGAGGCTATAACGGGTccaacaggctcttcaagaatttcgtctatTCCCCTAGGAaatatcatagtgattttattttgaattttttcagggtctcctacagggatctcttCCGAAATTTTTCTAGAGAGGTATCTACTAATTCTCCCAAAAATTCTTTcgaagatttttcaaaggatgcttagaagaatttcttcagaaattccaggaTTCCTTGGGAACTCTAAAGCTACTGGCTTCAGTAATTTCCTCATGTGTCACTTAGATTTTCTATTTCAAAACTCTCCCAGAATTGCCACCAGGAGATCTTCCTAATATGTTAACAAATTATCAAGGAAATCTTCTGAAACTTTCTCAAGAGCCCAGGCGTTATTTCAAAGATCATTATT includes:
- the LOC5576975 gene encoding pseudouridylate synthase 7 homolog, producing the protein MGRNQFHQRSGKPDNRHRGGGGGRGRGGQQFKHRGHQSARGRPGFGNGRPQKSRDPVAVSNVKEDQVFITEYVTDGKGFQGILKSRFSDFQVNEIDSDGKEAVLSDLGLPTPPVVETKSNEENEQELSRLVSPEIVEKIRKVAEFKGKCNDIVEVDVTEMSKEDRGKIHTSAKGIFGKAIVGSTVTRDDKKFITFAAFNKSKPGDRREKWLWPHPFTHFLLYKENEDTIQATSQLAELLKCSPSAFAYAGTKDRRAKTTQWVSVKQFNPNKIVAAASKIRQLMVGNFCFKPTTLKLGQLRGNRFRIALRQVSAEESIIRESMESFQEKGFINYFGLQRFGNSATVPTYKVGIAILKGCWDEACSLILKPRDNDHWYMKACREEFQKSRDPSSALDKLSPKNKSIEKQLLIWLVSNKNDYKGALQRIPRNVRLLYCHSYQSLIWNRVASRRLKEFGYQLIPGDLVYVDKTAEDEMPIEDAPVEQTENAPEESEEPSETSVFKNLVKPLTEADIASGQYSIFDVVLPLPGHDITYPANDCGKWYEDLLAEDGLSSEKLKGKTKKESLGGAYRKMIIKPENLKWELTTYTDPMETLIQSDLEKLKGEKKREAKKDGSNKALILDFQLPSSAYATMALREILKVDTSALHQRTLEQAQTPANVVPEEQKFESDVSSKTEATPTASADSTQDESKKEPLESTPEDKVSAANVEATQDEEPAVKKPKLD